The nucleotide sequence TCAGGCCGCAGCCGCTGTCCTCTTCCCAGCAGCCCTTAGTGGCTCAATCCGTCCAGGCAGACGCCGTCCAGTATGGGATGTCCAAATCCCAGCAGATGGCAGTTCTTCACAGCCCTCCTCAGCCTGACGTCGCCCTGCACGCCCGCCCCACCGCCACCTCAGTCACAGGTAACTCCTCCACCTCTGGTGGAACCAAATCTTCTCCCGATTAGAAATATACCCCCAAAATCACAGACTATCTGATCTCATGCTGCACCGACTGTACAGTTTAGGATGCTCCAACTAACaccctatttttttttatgaaactggGTTAAGCCATCAAACCCTTTATGGCTGTGGTTTTTACGTGAGTGAATTGATGACAAGATATGATTCTGTgaaaaagcttccattataaataaatgggaaaatccacaTTTTATTGTATCATGACAGTATCTGtattccggatccgatccggatgaaatccggtggtgagatagaggtccccaccctaaacatctgtgtcaaattccataaacatcggccaatgatcaaccaagatattgaggaacaaatgttgaagctccatcgactgcaatgttaacaaacatttcaaagtgacccagaatccaggatctcttctggatcatcaccaaaatgtaatcatcagttcctggtaacattcccaatattttctgaaaatgttatcaagatccgtctgtaacgttttgagttatcctgccaacagacagacaaaccaacgctggtgattacataaccccccgcctcggcggagccAATAGGATGTTCATTGCTACATGAAACgctttttgttttcaatgttGCTACTTAGATACTGAAGTGTAATGAAGGTGATGAAAAATGTGCTGATAAATTTACCAGGTCGCATTCTGGGGGATGTAAATTTGAATCTGGACGATAAGGCAGCCGTAAAAGCCCGAGGACTGTGGGAAGACTGGCATCTGCGTCAATTAATCGAGCATCCATCCAGGACGAACCACGTCTCAGGTAATTCCAGTTTACGTGGCTCCTCCTGTTGTTCTGCATTGAGCTCTGGTTTGACCTATCAGTGATAACCCTTGGAGCCACATCTTTGTCTTTACTTATGCACCGATCAGGTGTGGCTCTGGCATCCAGAACGGGCAACCTCCCTTCAGAGATCATCGCCCCAACCACACCCAACTCCAGCAGCCACGGCCGGCTGGGTGGATCCCCCACAGCTCAGCTCATCTCAGGACTGGCCTGCGGTCACGGGCTGGAGCCTGGGAAAACTAGCGGGGGTTTCGTGGGTCTCCTCGGCCCTCCTCCAAAATTTGAACGAGGGCGTAAGAAGATCAAGGCAGAGAATGGCTCTTCTCTTTTGGTGGTGCCCTACCCGATCCTCGCCTCAGGCAACGACCAGTCCTTTCCTCTCATCGGTGCCAAAACCGGAAAGACCTACAGGTAATAGTGGACACACTGGTGTTAGCTGGTATTGTTCGTACATAGAGGCATAAAAAATGACAACCTGCTCCTAATAATCATACAAAAATCAAACATCTGTATACCAGCTTATGTATACCATGTatgtaaaacaaatatcacCATTCTGCCCCATTTTTAATTAAGAATAGATGGAAATGTCATTCATTTTAACTGCTGCACACAAgagtttaactttatttaaacgtTTTCCTTCAGCATGTAGACGTGAAAACAAGATTGTTGGTGTCAAACTCATGCACATGACTCATTCTATCAATCttccttatatatatatctaaattatatatttattttacaagaaGGTGTTTTTAAAACTTTGTTGACATGATGTTTATTCACGCTGAAGGGCATCATTCCTCACGCTGACTCTCTCCAGGAAGTTACAGTGTCAGGCCACCAATTTAAAAGCGCTGTTTcgttataaaaatgtaaatattcctgacttaaaaaagaaaaagaaaagtggacaTATTTGgggaaaataagtaaatgacTTGATAAAATATAATGAAGGTCAAGTAtttcttaaatattttaatctgctAAAGTACAGCACTTGTCTACACGCACTTATTTAGCTAAAGTTCTGTCTTTGTTCTTGCCGCAGGTGTAAAGTTTGTCCGCTGACCTTCTTCTCCAAGTCCGACATGCAGATTCACTCCAAAACTCACACGGAAGCAAAGGCGCACAAGTGCCCCCACTGCACCAAGTCCTTCACAAACGCATCCTACCTGGCCCAGCACCTGCGCATACACCTGGGCGTGAAGCCTTACCGCTGCTTGTACTGCGAGAAAAGTTTTCGCCAGCTCTCCCATCTGCAGCAGCACACCAGGTCTGATCTCTGATCTCGTGCGCGTAGCGTTCTCATGTCATGGTTATCCGCCAACAAacgttttgttgttgtgtgttcagTTCCTAATTCATATGTCGTGTTTCAGAATCCACACCGGCGATCGGCCGTATAAATGCGCCTATCCAGGATGTGAAAAAGCCTTTACTCAGCTGTCTAACCTGCAGGTAAACGTTCCTCCACCTGTCGCATGGATTCGCTGCAGGATTGCGACTGCAGTGCGTTGCCTGATGCTGCGTAaatgtgaccttttttttttttttgtctatctCGCTTAAGTCTCACCAGAGGCAGCACAACAAAGACAAGCCCTTTAAATGTTCCAACTGTTTCCGTGCCTATTCGGACTCCGCCTCGTTGCAGATCCACTTGTCTGCGCACGCCATCAAAAACACCAAGGCTTATTGCTGCAGCATCTGCGGCAGGGCGTACACCTCGGTGAGTCCGGGAAGCCGCTTGAGTGTCTGCGCTAACTTCAGCAGGGATGTTGCTCAAgtgttctctttctctttgtttttttccaggagACATACCTAATAAAGCACATGCCTAAACACACAATGGTGGAACACGTGGTGTCCCATCATGCCCCGCAGCACAGGACAGAGTCTCCCGCCATCCCTATACGGATCGCCCTCATCTGAGCGCCCATCACAGACATTTTCTGATGGACTTTAAACCCATTAGCGGATTTCAAATACGTGCCAGATTGTTCACGTGTGGGGAAAGGGCGCTTCTTTGGAAAAGATCCTCCCTTCCTTTCTTGCTGACTGGATAGTTTTATCGGGGACATCCAAAGATGATTTCTCAGCACTTTCAGGCGTCGATGTGATGGGcctaaaaaaaaacttttttctATGTGActtcacagaagaaaaatacTCCGGGCAGCTACATGGCGAAACCTTTTGTGTTGCAATAGATTCCATCAtctttttcacatttacttatctatttgcaaaaacaaaagtcttcCATTAGCTGGGTTGCCAAGTGACCAGACAGGAGATATAAAGTGTATTCATGTATATTGTGCCACTTTTTATGTCAATATTTGTAATGTTTCACCCGatgtataaataataacattttcaCATCACAGCTAAGATCATCCTGACCAGGAGTTGCAAACTCATAATTATATGGTTGGgcaaagcatttttttaaacatatttttttgtaatgtcATATTCTCAAGGCGGTCCTTGAGTTTAATCCTGACAGATTCCAAAACCTTCAAGAATAGAAAATCTCACAAACCACTCAAAAGTTTCAAATTTAGTAAATTATAGTCGATTATCTCGTAAAATTCATCAATATTTATGTTCATTTTGTTGATATTTGTCTAAATAACGCACTCAGTccttattttaaaaatatttttattaattgaCTTCACAAATAAGTAAATGTAGAGGCAAGTCTGAGATGTTACACCGCACACACTCGTCTGGGTTTTAAGGTATGATATGTAAATGAAGTAAAATAACCCTTTTGAATACTAACATTCCCATCTATACATGAACACTTTACATATTTGTGTTTACGCCTTAAATTTGTTACATTTCTAGGGTCCACCCTCTTATATCACTTTACATGTCACAGCATGATATGACGTATGAAAAATAAGAATTGTCAACCTGTttttataataaatgtattcagaTAAATGctaaaaagtttgttttttgatgtttatatatatatatatatatatatatagcttacTTCTGTTTGCTTTatattgacttttattttgtaggacaCCGGTGGTCCTACAAACACAGAGGAGCTTTTTGCAACATTTTTCTGAGGTGTTGTTCAGGAGCAAGAAGTGAAGCAGTACTCCAAACGCAGGACATTGATTTGTACCTTTTAGACGTTTGATAGAGAAAAGTTAGACACAGTCTTTAATTGTTTATGACgagtttgacctttgaccttacCGGATGTTGGTAATAGAGACTTTCCTTCTGTAAGGATGCTGAGCAGCAAAACCAAAGGTAATCAAACGCAAATGTAGATGTATTAAAATGCTTAGATACCGTAACTAAAGATTAGAATTATATTCCGCTGATCTTACTTTGAGTTTTTTTAAAGCGGCTGATTCAACTGGCATTTGAGATTTCACGTCCATCCATTTCAGTTTCATCTGTGAACTTAATGGCGCATGCCTCTGCACCACGGTGGGACGGAGGTGATGAGCAGTCTGTTGGCTTTCACCTGTGTGTTCACCTTTGTGCGGCCGGGTTCTGAGTAGTGTGGACACTCCCTGGTGCCGCTGCACCAGGCCCCCGGGTTTCATGCACAGGGCCCGCCCAGAGTTCCCTCCGGAGAGACCCGTGTGTgaccaacacacacagtcaaaggTTCGCCTGCGAACTTATACCTTCCTACACTGCTTATAACAATTTGCCCTCTAGTATTCAGTTCTCTCCTCTACTAACCTGTAAAgtactttctttctttgcactgGAAAACTACACAGTTAGCCGTTAGTTATATTTGAAGGGATGGTTGTTTAAATTAGATAAATGAAACCCCTTCATCTTTCAACACGGCACAGCTTGATGATCTGTATTTTTCCGGGTACTAccctctcctgtcttctcagatcctcctcctgcaagcGGCTCATTCCTGCCACCCGTGTTTCTACGTCCACCTGCAAGTACTTAAACATAGCAGTTATAGATACACCTTTCAAAGTTCCTATTTTGCACACGAAATGTATGAAGACATGACTTAATGTTCATCATAAATAAAGTTGTTACCATTAGTTTCCCATTTGAGTGACTGTAATGCAAATGCAATCCTGTGCAACATGATATTGCATAAATGACAACGGTGATAGCCCAAATAatgcatattatatattttgatatagtCATCATCATAGCCGCCACACGTGGGTTTACAGTGTGATAGCATGTTGTTAACGTTGAACAGAATATTTCTTCCCTGAATGAATGGTGGTAAATTAATGAGACGTTACTCATTTTGGTGCGGACATGCATGTTTCCTTCAGTTGCAGGGAAGTTGTTCATATATCATGTTGCCTGCAGTAAACAACTGACagcatgtgttttgtttgttttttattctatgAAATATACTGTTTTTAGTGTAGCCTGCCGTTTTGTTAACGATTGCcttttcattttacttttagtgtcattttggtttcatttcttgttttttttgtgtgtgtattttttccaAGAATGGCATTGTGGGTTAAACCCTGTGTCCTTGGCCTTGGGTGATCTGACACTTCCTGCATATTTTCAGTGAAATGTGGTCAGTTATCAGCCCTTATTTCCTGCCTTTCAATCACCGCAGCCTGGATCTAGCTGCCGCTGCTGTGGTCTTCTTGCCAAGCTGCCCAGTTTGAAGCAGCACATTATGAGTCCATGTGCAGCACAGACGCAACACTGTGTCTTCAATGACACGGCACAGCTCGCACAGCACTGTTAGTTATGACGAGAATGTGCTAACGGAGGGAAGAAGCAGCGTTCAAACTCATCACGTTTTGTTCCAACATTTTAAGCACACTGGATGTCTGCCACACATGTTTTGAGGAAAAGTGCATTTTTGTCGGCCTGTTGGAATGTAATTTGTGGTCCACACATCAGGTTTGAGGGGGAGGGCAGGGAAAGTTTTGAGGAAATGGGTGTAGTGAACTCCTCCTATAACTAAGTCACATTCCTTTTTTGCCCTTGCCTCCCAGTTTGGGAACTAGAACGCCTTCGAGGACAGCCGGAGCACAGAGGGAAGGGAAAAAGACAATCACTGAAGGACACAGATTTGAAGCTGAAGGGTGAGAACCTTCTTTAAACCCTTCTTAATTTCGCATTAACATACTGTACTTTGCTTATGCTTGTGATGTCTTTCGTGACCGCCTTCCTTCTGCGTGTGCCAGGTAGCCCCCGCCGTGAAGTAATCCAGATGTGGTGCTATGTAATCACGCACATGCCTCTCTGAATTGCACACAATCTAACGGCAACGGCAATTTCCCACTATGGACAGAGCTGGGTGGGAAAGACCAACGTGCACCTCCTAAACCATCTAGCACTTGCATCTGAAAACGGATGCAGGATTTGCCGTACCAGGAGGCGGCCGTCCTTTCTGAGCTCAGAAACAGAAAACTATGCAGAACTGTAGTAGAAAGGTCCTGTTGTAGGAGAATGTGTGCTCGGCAGCGTTGCAAATGATGCATTTATGTGTTTTAACAACTGTATCTAGGGGAACTGAAAAC is from Brachionichthys hirsutus isolate HB-005 chromosome 8, CSIRO-AGI_Bhir_v1, whole genome shotgun sequence and encodes:
- the znf362a gene encoding zinc finger protein 362a; this encodes MAEQRFNNPYFWPSPPAGPGQLDNLVLINKIKEQLMAEKIRPQPLSSSQQPLVAQSVQADAVQYGMSKSQQMAVLHSPPQPDVALHARPTATSVTGRILGDVNLNLDDKAAVKARGLWEDWHLRQLIEHPSRTNHVSGVALASRTGNLPSEIIAPTTPNSSSHGRLGGSPTAQLISGLACGHGLEPGKTSGGFVGLLGPPPKFERGRKKIKAENGSSLLVVPYPILASGNDQSFPLIGAKTGKTYRCKVCPLTFFSKSDMQIHSKTHTEAKAHKCPHCTKSFTNASYLAQHLRIHLGVKPYRCLYCEKSFRQLSHLQQHTRIHTGDRPYKCAYPGCEKAFTQLSNLQSHQRQHNKDKPFKCSNCFRAYSDSASLQIHLSAHAIKNTKAYCCSICGRAYTSETYLIKHMPKHTMVEHVVSHHAPQHRTESPAIPIRIALI